The Sciurus carolinensis chromosome X, mSciCar1.2, whole genome shotgun sequence DNA segment ATGGAGCTCTgaattgttaaaatatattcagTCCTTCTTGCTTTTTATCTCCTAGAaagaagacacaggaaaaaaCCTCAACATGGAAAATGTCCCCCAGGAAAACAAAGTTGGGGAGCAGGCCCCAGTAAAGAATGAGGAAGAAGCTCGCCCATTAGAAGGTGGTGAAGGCCAGCAGCCTGGAGGAAATATTAGAGGGGTTTGGGCTCCACATGCCCAGGATTTTGGAGAGGATGTGCCCAATAGGCTTGGTAATAATATTGATATGATAGATGGAGATGCAGATGATATGGAAAGGTTCATGGAGGAGATGAGAGAGCTAAGGAGGAAAATTAGGGAGCTTCAGTTGAGGTACAGTCTGCGTATTCTTATAGGGGACCCCCCTCACCATGATCATCATGATGAGTTTTGCCTTATGCCTTGAATCTTGAGGTTAATAATCATAACTCAACCCCCTGCTTTCCAACCTTGTATTTTCTTGTTGTACCCTTTATTGTGAACCTTTTGGTATTCTTCTATATTCTATTTGGAATTTTCATTTTGACCTAGTCTATAAGTTTCTCAGTTAGCAGGGGAGTGTCATGAACATGCATGAGAAAAGATTTATTACATCTTTTAAAGTtaataaagcaatttaaaaagcGGTCTAGAGATATACTCTCTCATTTAAAAGcatgcatatttacatatattataatttataatatatatgaaatctaTATGTGAGATatgatatttcatatatatgtgatatatcaGTATTATCCAGAATGTGCTTTTGCTACTTGGTATAATTATT contains these protein-coding regions:
- the Bex5 gene encoding protein BEX5, whose translation is MENVPQENKVGEQAPVKNEEEARPLEGGEGQQPGGNIRGVWAPHAQDFGEDVPNRLGNNIDMIDGDADDMERFMEEMRELRRKIRELQLRYSLRILIGDPPHHDHHDEFCLMP